The following are encoded in a window of Armatimonadota bacterium genomic DNA:
- a CDS encoding FtsX-like permease family protein, whose translation MVISKLTLKLIRDIRFSPWLFLGIMVMVASGVALYDATYLSYYNLGRSYNLSYEKLNLADFTVDVQSAPQEITNQIKRIPGVMRVEGRFIEELGIEQKLSAKRVIGRIVSIPDKGQPSVNTLKIIRGHMPAPGNKRELLLEAGFAKYHGYKPGDVIYPIVDGDKVKFRISGIAMSPEYIVVVRSRDNPIPMPEQFGVMFIRKEIVDRLFGSSGTINQVAVKIFPGANRSRIMRQVEQVLQPYGAEEPLPKENQPSYEMLNLDLRALRNLAIFFPVLFLGMASLSIYNLLSRMVYAQRPQIGFMRATGYSRKAVLRHYVAFSLLIGILGSLFGSLLGYRMGEYITNLDVSQLSVPYVDTQPRFEVMMVGFLISIIVTFLAGLVPALTASRMTPAEAIRPEIPMAGRVPIIENLLPALKQLSYTWRLPLRNLLRRPKRTISTILGVASSITLILVTLGLIDSSKALVSFYFDRLLKYNLLVGFVTIQTESPLGLVRTWKGVERAEPFLQVPVKFIHNGNQKFGLIFGVDPNTRLLNPISFEGNKRISVPKKGILIGDLLAMKLNLTPGQYVTITLPKKTTPQLPISEDGGAQVSRFRDEVFSRSRGLQEITFKTLVPVVNRSFQPIGNIAIMSIFETRHIFGKELELPPHAINAILIKADDRYVSAIQRRLYDLPDAASVANLKDMRYEINEMMKTLNIFTDVMLTFAIALASIIIFNATTMNILERTREFASMRALGVGSWKIAAMVTIENLSTWVAGTIIGLPIGRQLADYFVKLYTSEAFHMQTVIFSRTYAWTLVGILAAVLISQIPGIRYLMTLDLASATKEVSG comes from the coding sequence ATGGTAATTAGCAAACTCACCTTAAAACTAATTCGCGACATACGCTTCTCTCCATGGCTTTTTCTGGGAATTATGGTTATGGTCGCTTCAGGAGTTGCCCTCTACGATGCAACATACCTTTCATACTACAACCTAGGTCGCTCGTATAATCTCTCCTATGAAAAGCTAAACCTGGCTGACTTCACTGTTGATGTTCAATCTGCACCCCAAGAAATTACTAACCAAATTAAACGCATTCCAGGTGTGATGCGCGTAGAGGGACGTTTTATCGAAGAATTGGGAATTGAACAAAAGCTATCTGCAAAGCGTGTAATCGGGCGAATCGTGTCAATTCCAGACAAAGGTCAACCCTCGGTCAATACTCTCAAAATTATCAGAGGACACATGCCCGCGCCTGGCAATAAGAGGGAACTACTGCTCGAAGCAGGGTTTGCAAAATATCATGGGTACAAGCCTGGCGACGTAATTTATCCAATTGTGGATGGCGATAAAGTAAAGTTCCGCATATCTGGAATTGCTATGAGCCCTGAATATATCGTCGTCGTTCGAAGCAGGGACAATCCAATACCAATGCCCGAACAATTTGGAGTAATGTTTATACGAAAGGAGATTGTAGACCGTCTGTTTGGGAGCTCTGGAACTATAAACCAAGTGGCTGTCAAAATTTTCCCCGGTGCTAATAGGTCCAGAATCATGCGGCAAGTTGAGCAGGTTCTCCAACCTTATGGGGCCGAGGAACCGCTTCCTAAGGAAAATCAACCAAGCTACGAAATGCTTAACCTCGACCTTCGTGCTCTCCGTAACCTAGCCATATTCTTTCCGGTGCTCTTCCTTGGGATGGCAAGCCTTAGCATATACAATTTGCTCAGCCGGATGGTTTACGCGCAAAGGCCGCAAATTGGATTTATGCGAGCAACAGGATACTCAAGAAAAGCTGTGCTTAGGCATTACGTTGCTTTTTCATTATTAATTGGCATTCTTGGTTCATTATTCGGTAGTTTATTAGGCTACCGTATGGGCGAATATATTACAAACCTTGATGTGTCACAGCTTAGTGTACCATATGTTGATACCCAGCCGCGCTTCGAAGTAATGATGGTTGGATTTTTGATATCTATCATAGTAACTTTTCTTGCTGGGCTAGTTCCAGCCCTCACGGCATCGCGAATGACACCCGCTGAAGCCATTCGCCCCGAAATTCCAATGGCTGGCAGAGTACCCATTATCGAAAACCTCCTACCAGCACTCAAGCAGCTTTCCTATACCTGGCGCCTGCCATTACGCAATCTCCTAAGAAGACCAAAGCGCACAATATCAACGATTCTGGGTGTTGCTTCATCAATTACACTTATCCTTGTGACTTTGGGATTAATAGATTCTTCCAAAGCACTGGTAAGCTTCTACTTTGACCGCTTGCTAAAGTACAACTTGCTAGTCGGTTTTGTCACCATACAAACTGAGTCTCCGCTGGGTTTAGTTCGAACATGGAAAGGTGTTGAGCGAGCAGAACCATTTTTGCAAGTGCCGGTTAAATTCATACACAATGGCAATCAGAAGTTCGGACTCATCTTTGGGGTTGATCCAAATACCCGCCTGCTGAATCCCATATCTTTTGAAGGAAACAAGCGAATATCTGTGCCAAAGAAAGGCATACTCATAGGGGACTTGCTTGCAATGAAATTGAATTTAACACCTGGCCAATACGTAACCATTACACTTCCAAAGAAGACCACCCCCCAGCTGCCAATTTCAGAAGACGGCGGGGCGCAGGTATCAAGATTTCGTGATGAGGTATTTTCTCGGAGCCGGGGTTTGCAAGAGATAACTTTTAAAACACTAGTTCCCGTTGTCAATCGATCGTTCCAACCGATTGGCAACATCGCGATAATGTCAATTTTCGAAACGCGCCATATTTTTGGGAAAGAACTTGAGCTTCCTCCGCATGCAATAAATGCAATACTCATAAAGGCAGACGACCGATATGTTTCTGCAATCCAACGACGGCTTTATGACCTGCCAGACGCAGCCTCTGTTGCTAACCTCAAGGACATGAGGTATGAGATTAACGAAATGATGAAAACTCTAAACATATTTACAGATGTAATGCTCACATTTGCAATTGCCCTTGCGTCAATTATTATATTCAACGCCACGACTATGAACATCCTGGAACGTACTAGGGAATTTGCTTCAATGAGGGCACTGGGCGTAGGGAGCTGGAAAATTGCGGCTATGGTAACAATTGAAAATTTAAGCACTTGGGTTGCAGGAACAATCATTGGCTTGCCAATTGGTCGCCAATTGGCAGATTACTTTGTAAAATTATATACTAGCGAAGCCTTCCATATGCAAACTGTAATCTTTAGTAGAACCTATGCATGGACCCTGGTCGGGATTCTCGCCGCTGTCTTAATTTCACAAATCCCTGGAATACGCTACCTCATGACTCTCGACCTCGCCTCAGCAACCAAAGAAGTCAGCGGCTAA
- a CDS encoding ABC transporter ATP-binding protein translates to MGKVIVQALKPTWLKIERGEFIVILGPSGSGKTTVLNLIGGIDRPTEGRVLFEGRDLTKMTEDEITEYRRKCVGFVFQFFNLIPTLTARENVEFVAELVENPADVMEVLSEVGLADRADHFPSELSGGEQQRVAIARALVKNPPLLLADEPTGNLDYETGKHILALMRKINQSRGITVVIVTHNSAVAEIADRAVFLRSGEIVKTKVNEHPLDPEELKW, encoded by the coding sequence ATGGGTAAAGTAATCGTCCAAGCGCTCAAGCCAACGTGGCTGAAAATCGAACGCGGGGAGTTTATTGTCATACTAGGGCCAAGTGGGTCTGGAAAAACCACTGTGCTGAACTTAATTGGCGGAATTGACAGACCTACCGAAGGCCGCGTACTGTTTGAAGGCCGGGACCTAACCAAAATGACCGAAGATGAAATTACCGAATACAGACGCAAATGCGTTGGTTTTGTTTTTCAATTTTTCAATCTTATACCAACTTTGACTGCAAGAGAGAACGTTGAGTTTGTAGCCGAACTAGTAGAAAACCCAGCCGACGTAATGGAAGTACTAAGCGAAGTTGGTCTTGCTGACCGTGCCGATCATTTTCCTAGCGAGCTATCGGGCGGCGAACAGCAGAGGGTTGCAATTGCAAGGGCGCTTGTAAAAAACCCTCCTCTTCTCCTAGCGGACGAACCCACAGGAAATCTTGACTACGAAACAGGCAAACACATACTAGCATTGATGCGCAAGATTAACCAATCCAGGGGAATTACTGTAGTGATTGTTACACACAATTCAGCAGTAGCTGAAATAGCCGACCGTGCGGTATTTCTTAGAAGTGGCGAGATAGTCAAAACCAAAGTGAATGAACATCCCTTGGACCCAGAAGAACTGAAATGGTAA
- a CDS encoding efflux RND transporter periplasmic adaptor subunit, giving the protein MNKKKTIRPLSIVIILIILGAIIYLALPRPTLVDAVRVRRGDLMAELSTTGVVESEMSDIAPKIIARVSELYVQEDQLVRRGQVLAVLDRSELEAQVKEARSALSASLEDLSRSEKAVRLQLQQSSASIARAKAALHAAEAQLADIAKGPRPQEIEQAQNNVNQARAEAERAKADLERAEKLVKRGAIAPQQLDAAQTAAKVANARLAAAEAQLELLKQGSRPDEVRAARAQVSAARAGLLEAKASAETVAIRKSEAAIARSNAERAKAALQAAQAQLGYAVIRCPFDGIVARKHLEKGEIAGPQIPIYTIADIRKIWVTAEVDEEDMASIALGQRVVISTDAFPGKVARGTVVRISPIAEPKAVGRVRAKIVRAKIIVNYSEFLLKPGMEVDISGSVLIGRNQLLVPNDALLQVGKEYQVFVIEGGRAYPRTVTPGLSNYEYTAISRGLRPGELVIVSRPEQLKPGWLVRVRRQTSATK; this is encoded by the coding sequence ATGAATAAAAAGAAAACAATCCGACCTTTAAGCATTGTAATCATACTAATCATTCTCGGCGCGATAATCTATCTCGCACTTCCTCGACCCACATTAGTTGATGCTGTCAGGGTTCGGCGAGGTGATTTAATGGCCGAGCTTTCTACCACGGGAGTGGTAGAGTCGGAAATGTCCGACATCGCTCCTAAAATCATTGCACGCGTATCCGAGCTTTATGTTCAAGAAGACCAACTTGTCAGGCGTGGGCAAGTGCTTGCTGTTCTTGATAGGTCGGAACTAGAAGCTCAAGTTAAAGAAGCTCGCTCGGCACTTTCAGCATCGCTGGAAGATCTCTCACGCTCTGAAAAAGCAGTCCGCCTGCAGTTGCAACAATCCTCAGCTTCCATTGCAAGAGCAAAAGCAGCTCTACATGCAGCTGAGGCTCAACTCGCCGACATAGCAAAAGGACCGCGTCCGCAAGAAATCGAGCAAGCGCAGAACAATGTCAACCAAGCCCGTGCCGAAGCCGAAAGGGCAAAGGCAGATCTTGAGCGAGCAGAAAAGCTGGTAAAGCGAGGTGCAATTGCTCCTCAACAACTCGATGCCGCGCAAACTGCCGCTAAGGTAGCAAATGCCAGACTTGCAGCTGCTGAGGCTCAGCTTGAATTGCTTAAGCAGGGTTCAAGGCCAGATGAAGTTCGCGCAGCCAGAGCGCAGGTGTCTGCCGCCCGAGCAGGGCTTTTGGAAGCAAAAGCGTCTGCAGAAACAGTTGCCATTCGCAAAAGCGAAGCCGCAATCGCCCGCTCGAATGCCGAGCGTGCCAAAGCAGCTCTTCAAGCAGCTCAGGCTCAACTAGGCTACGCTGTTATTCGCTGTCCGTTTGACGGAATTGTTGCCCGAAAGCATCTTGAGAAGGGCGAAATAGCAGGACCTCAAATACCAATCTATACCATAGCTGACATTCGCAAAATATGGGTCACCGCGGAAGTAGACGAAGAGGACATGGCTTCCATTGCACTTGGACAGCGGGTAGTCATAAGCACCGATGCTTTCCCAGGAAAGGTTGCTCGAGGAACCGTCGTTCGCATTTCACCAATAGCCGAGCCAAAAGCAGTTGGCCGAGTAAGAGCAAAGATTGTGCGTGCAAAAATAATTGTCAATTACTCAGAATTTCTGCTTAAACCTGGGATGGAAGTGGACATAAGCGGCAGCGTTCTAATTGGGCGTAATCAACTACTTGTTCCAAACGACGCACTTCTGCAAGTCGGGAAGGAATACCAAGTCTTCGTCATAGAGGGCGGTCGGGCATATCCAAGAACAGTGACCCCTGGCTTGTCAAACTATGAATATACTGCAATCTCGAGGGGCCTTAGGCCTGGCGAGCTTGTCATTGTATCACGGCCGGAGCAACTTAAACCTGGTTGGCTTGTTCGAGTACGGAGGCAAACAAGTGCAACAAAGTGA
- a CDS encoding iron chelate uptake ABC transporter family permease subunit: protein MPMSTSDKENIRLNLPLRLAGLTVILLVLLTAAAILSSSLGAIYVPPGQVAKVVANHLMGETYFDVPRETDQIIWQIHIPRMILGALVGMSLAMAGAVLQGLLLNPLADPYIIGVSAGAAVGAGIAMLSGLSGLFLGFGVPLLAFFFALSAVITVYMLARKSGRVSILSFILAGIVVGSFMWAMLTLILVAAPNQGLERIIFWTMGSLAGSDPWARVIVLTPFALLGFFGLYAFARDLNLFAIGEESARYLGVEVESLKRILIAIVALVTAAAVSVSGTIGFVGLMIPHITRRLVGADHRVLIPCSALVGAVFMIIADAAARSIMAPTEIPVGAITALFGAPFFLYLLRKTG from the coding sequence ATGCCGATGTCCACATCTGACAAGGAAAATATTCGCCTAAATCTTCCTCTCAGGCTAGCAGGTTTAACAGTAATCCTGCTTGTGTTGCTGACGGCAGCAGCTATCCTAAGTTCTAGCCTTGGAGCAATCTATGTACCACCAGGACAGGTGGCAAAAGTAGTCGCCAACCATCTAATGGGAGAAACCTATTTCGACGTCCCAAGGGAAACTGACCAGATTATCTGGCAGATTCACATTCCTCGGATGATTCTTGGAGCACTAGTAGGAATGTCGCTTGCCATGGCAGGAGCAGTGCTTCAAGGGCTCCTGCTGAACCCACTTGCCGACCCCTATATAATTGGGGTATCAGCCGGAGCAGCAGTTGGCGCGGGAATCGCCATGTTATCTGGTCTTTCGGGATTGTTCCTTGGCTTTGGAGTGCCCCTGCTAGCATTTTTCTTCGCTCTTTCGGCGGTCATAACAGTCTACATGCTTGCACGCAAAAGCGGTAGGGTTTCCATCCTTTCGTTTATATTGGCCGGCATTGTGGTAGGTTCATTCATGTGGGCTATGTTGACATTAATTTTGGTCGCCGCACCTAATCAGGGCCTTGAACGCATAATATTCTGGACAATGGGTAGCCTTGCAGGGTCAGATCCATGGGCAAGGGTAATTGTGCTGACGCCATTTGCCCTTCTTGGCTTCTTTGGTCTCTATGCATTCGCTCGAGATTTAAACCTCTTCGCGATTGGCGAAGAATCAGCCAGATATTTAGGAGTGGAGGTTGAATCACTCAAGCGCATATTGATTGCGATTGTTGCCCTTGTTACAGCAGCTGCAGTATCAGTTAGTGGAACAATTGGGTTTGTAGGGCTGATGATACCACACATCACCAGAAGGCTTGTTGGAGCCGACCACCGTGTACTCATACCTTGTTCAGCGCTGGTTGGGGCTGTGTTTATGATAATAGCAGATGCAGCAGCTCGGTCAATTATGGCGCCAACAGAAATACCAGTGGGCGCGATTACTGCGTTGTTCGGAGCGCCGTTTTTCCTGTATTTACTGAGGAAAACAGGATAG
- a CDS encoding helical backbone metal receptor, whose translation MIMRRLAIIFALFYFASGLAYSTHYPLRVKDSRGKTITITREPKRIVSLAPNNTEILFALGIGNRVVGVTKYCNYPPAARKKPKVGDRITSVEKVIALKPDLVLAHGFLNDEAIRSIERHNIKVFALDPKTIGEVVRDIRLVGIITNREREAEKVINKISSAKRLVARQTANIKSKPRVLVAVQADPLWVAGPKTFVDEMIATAGGVNIAHDAKPGFNQFSIEVAVSRDPEIIIGTTKGDKEIFSRGVWKTTSAVRKQRVYEIDPDLLFRPGPRLAQGILAIAKIIHTKTNR comes from the coding sequence ATGATTATGCGCAGACTTGCGATAATTTTTGCACTTTTCTACTTTGCCTCTGGACTTGCCTATTCAACACACTACCCACTTAGGGTAAAAGACTCCAGAGGAAAGACAATCACCATCACAAGAGAACCAAAGCGCATAGTTTCCCTTGCTCCTAACAACACTGAGATACTATTCGCTCTTGGCATAGGCAATCGTGTAGTTGGCGTAACTAAATACTGCAATTACCCGCCCGCTGCCCGAAAAAAGCCCAAAGTTGGCGACCGAATTACAAGCGTTGAGAAAGTTATAGCCCTCAAACCCGACCTTGTATTAGCACACGGATTTCTTAATGATGAAGCAATTCGCTCAATCGAACGCCACAACATAAAGGTTTTTGCACTTGACCCAAAAACTATTGGCGAAGTAGTAAGGGACATTCGGCTTGTTGGTATAATTACCAATCGTGAGCGAGAAGCAGAAAAAGTCATAAACAAAATAAGTAGCGCAAAGCGATTGGTTGCAAGACAAACTGCAAATATAAAATCAAAACCTAGAGTGCTTGTCGCTGTGCAAGCCGACCCACTTTGGGTGGCGGGGCCAAAGACTTTTGTTGACGAGATGATTGCCACTGCAGGCGGTGTCAATATTGCACACGATGCCAAGCCTGGCTTCAATCAATTCTCCATCGAGGTAGCGGTGAGCCGAGACCCTGAGATAATTATAGGAACCACAAAAGGTGACAAAGAGATATTTTCGCGCGGGGTATGGAAAACCACAAGTGCGGTACGAAAGCAACGCGTATACGAAATTGACCCAGACCTTCTTTTTCGACCTGGGCCAAGGCTTGCACAAGGCATCCTAGCCATTGCTAAGATAATACATACCAAAACAAACAGATGA
- a CDS encoding pseudouridine synthase, with translation MEQRLQKLLAAAGVASRREAENLILAGRVAVNGKVITQLGAKADPDKDKITVDEKLVDLHPQKVYVLLNKPRGYTCTRRDPHAAKVITDLVKGVGVPLYPVGRLDVETEGLIILTNDGDFAYKITHPKFKVPKTYHAEVKGLITQDAIRQLRHGVRLDDGITQPALIKKVALNTARYTSSVDIVIYEGRKRQVRRMFDAIGYPVIKLTRTKIGGLEIRGLRPGEWRFLTPEEVGNLLAVAS, from the coding sequence ATGGAACAGCGGTTGCAAAAATTGCTCGCCGCCGCAGGCGTCGCCTCGCGGCGCGAAGCTGAAAATTTGATACTGGCCGGGCGGGTAGCAGTCAACGGCAAAGTAATTACCCAACTTGGCGCAAAAGCCGATCCAGATAAAGATAAAATTACCGTTGACGAAAAGCTCGTAGACCTGCATCCTCAAAAAGTCTATGTCCTTCTAAATAAGCCCCGGGGATACACTTGCACTCGGCGAGATCCACATGCAGCCAAGGTCATCACCGACTTGGTAAAGGGCGTTGGCGTGCCGTTATACCCAGTTGGCAGACTCGATGTTGAGACCGAAGGCCTTATAATCCTAACAAATGACGGCGACTTTGCTTACAAAATCACCCATCCAAAGTTCAAAGTGCCAAAGACATATCATGCAGAGGTCAAAGGACTAATAACACAGGATGCTATTCGTCAGCTTAGACATGGCGTTAGACTCGACGATGGAATCACTCAACCTGCTTTGATAAAAAAAGTGGCATTAAATACTGCTAGGTACACTAGCAGCGTTGATATAGTCATATATGAAGGAAGAAAACGACAAGTACGTCGAATGTTCGACGCAATAGGCTATCCTGTGATTAAGCTAACTCGCACAAAAATAGGAGGGCTCGAAATTCGCGGTCTCCGTCCTGGCGAATGGCGATTTCTCACCCCAGAGGAGGTCGGCAACCTTCTCGCCGTAGCATCATGA
- a CDS encoding D-alanyl-D-alanine carboxypeptidase family protein, whose amino-acid sequence MKNHKTAILCLLIITSLQAAALGAPMPPKVTAESALLVDAVSGKVLYEKRCRVRRPPASLTKIMTAILILEHGNLDDVVTASKHACNTPYGSLHLKPGEKLTLRDLLRAILMRSANDGAVCAAEHIAGSESKFVAMMNKKAKEIGAINTHFANPHGLHDPSHYSTAYDIALIARHAIRYPEFNAIVQKKQARIERSINSLDVTLRNTAKFLSKFEGADGIKTGYTKEAGHCFVGSATRNDWRLIAVVLKSKDTWTDTAVLLNYGFKYFRQLAFAKENEVVTTVAVSGGKQEKVDLVASAPLTMVVKKSDKVESKVDLDAPKKVSAPVKKGEKIGTITAWVNGKKLGSVDLCAATEVERTLWATAWLWIKTLITSTLIFSLGIIAYGTAVAKIARRRRRRLAARS is encoded by the coding sequence ATGAAGAATCATAAGACTGCAATACTATGTTTGCTAATAATAACTTCGCTCCAGGCGGCTGCACTGGGAGCGCCAATGCCTCCCAAAGTAACGGCTGAATCAGCCCTGCTTGTAGACGCAGTGTCTGGCAAAGTACTCTATGAAAAGCGTTGCCGCGTTCGCCGGCCGCCTGCAAGCCTGACAAAAATAATGACAGCCATACTAATACTCGAGCACGGCAACCTGGACGACGTTGTAACCGCTTCAAAGCATGCATGTAATACACCCTACGGGTCTCTCCATCTTAAGCCTGGCGAGAAGCTCACCCTCCGCGACCTGCTACGTGCAATTCTCATGAGATCGGCAAACGACGGGGCAGTTTGTGCAGCCGAACATATCGCAGGTTCGGAGAGTAAATTCGTTGCCATGATGAACAAGAAAGCCAAAGAGATTGGAGCAATAAACACACACTTTGCCAACCCTCACGGCCTCCATGATCCAAGCCATTATTCTACTGCGTATGACATTGCGCTAATCGCAAGGCATGCAATCCGTTACCCAGAATTTAATGCTATTGTCCAAAAGAAACAAGCTAGAATCGAAAGGTCAATAAACTCCTTAGACGTTACCCTTAGGAACACAGCAAAGTTTCTATCAAAGTTTGAAGGGGCTGACGGAATTAAGACTGGCTATACAAAAGAAGCTGGCCACTGCTTTGTAGGGTCAGCCACAAGAAACGATTGGCGGCTAATCGCCGTCGTGCTAAAAAGCAAAGATACCTGGACAGACACAGCAGTGTTGCTAAACTATGGGTTCAAATACTTCCGACAGCTCGCCTTTGCCAAAGAAAATGAAGTTGTTACTACTGTTGCCGTATCAGGTGGAAAACAGGAGAAGGTTGACCTAGTTGCTAGCGCCCCACTTACCATGGTGGTAAAAAAGTCAGACAAGGTAGAGTCAAAGGTTGACTTGGATGCACCAAAGAAAGTTTCTGCACCAGTCAAAAAAGGCGAAAAAATAGGCACAATAACTGCTTGGGTCAATGGCAAGAAGCTTGGCTCTGTGGACTTGTGTGCCGCCACGGAGGTTGAACGAACCCTATGGGCAACAGCGTGGCTATGGATAAAGACACTTATAACAAGTACACTAATCTTCTCATTAGGAATTATAGCGTATGGAACAGCGGTTGCAAAAATTGCTCGCCGCCGCAGGCGTCGCCTCGCGGCGCGAAGCTGA
- the scpB gene encoding SMC-Scp complex subunit ScpB, with the protein MMDHESIIPNGKLKNILECMLFVSPQPLIVRQVAQSLEIDEGEVERAIHELRLDYNGRGLQIVRIAGGYQMCTRPEYADYIAKLLKPERVRLSRAALETVAIIAYRQPITAPEIEAIRGVNSDGVLHTLLERGLIKQVGRKETVGRPILYATTEEFLNHFGLNDLSELPELEEVELPESNIEKSNEES; encoded by the coding sequence ATGATGGATCATGAAAGCATAATTCCAAACGGAAAGTTAAAAAATATACTAGAATGCATGCTTTTTGTCTCGCCTCAACCTCTAATTGTTAGGCAAGTAGCCCAATCTCTTGAAATCGACGAAGGAGAGGTCGAGAGGGCTATTCACGAATTAAGGTTAGATTACAATGGACGGGGGTTGCAGATTGTCCGCATTGCTGGCGGGTATCAGATGTGCACCCGCCCAGAGTACGCCGACTACATTGCAAAGCTGTTAAAACCCGAACGCGTCAGGCTTTCCAGGGCAGCTCTCGAAACCGTTGCAATTATTGCTTACCGACAGCCAATTACAGCACCTGAAATTGAAGCAATTCGCGGCGTAAATTCCGATGGCGTGCTTCACACGCTCTTAGAACGCGGACTTATAAAGCAAGTTGGGCGAAAGGAAACGGTCGGACGACCCATTCTCTACGCTACTACAGAAGAATTCCTGAACCACTTTGGATTGAACGATTTATCGGAGCTACCAGAGCTTGAGGAAGTCGAGTTGCCCGAGTCTAACATAGAGAAGTCAAATGAAGAATCATAA
- a CDS encoding segregation/condensation protein A, which yields MPVESTTQTGCTIKLPIFEGPLDLLLHLIREHKLNIYDIPIVEVTEQYLRYLWLMESLDLNIAGEFFVMAATLLEIKSRMLLPSPVKEQEGEDEIDPRAELVERLLEYERYKKAAETLRTFEDNRQKVFWRLTDELESYDAPLIPLNLEAMDLILALKQMLAEIGEGSEEVTSLERQKITLRMKMSEVLRRVRSNPEGINFRELFVSRPTRVEIIITFLALLELLRLGKVKIHQKQVLGDITIRALDEQAS from the coding sequence ATGCCAGTTGAGTCAACAACCCAAACCGGTTGTACAATCAAGTTGCCGATATTTGAAGGGCCACTTGATTTACTCCTTCACCTCATTAGAGAACACAAACTCAACATTTATGATATTCCAATCGTGGAAGTGACTGAACAGTATTTGCGTTATCTTTGGTTGATGGAGTCGCTTGACCTAAATATCGCAGGCGAGTTTTTTGTAATGGCAGCCACATTACTCGAAATTAAGTCCCGAATGCTACTTCCCAGCCCAGTCAAAGAGCAAGAAGGCGAAGATGAAATTGACCCACGCGCCGAGCTGGTCGAACGCCTTCTGGAATACGAAAGATATAAGAAAGCAGCGGAGACTCTTCGAACCTTTGAAGATAATCGTCAGAAGGTTTTTTGGAGGCTCACGGATGAACTTGAAAGCTATGATGCTCCGCTGATTCCGCTTAACCTCGAGGCAATGGACCTCATTCTTGCACTAAAGCAGATGCTCGCCGAAATAGGCGAGGGTTCTGAGGAGGTCACCAGTCTCGAACGGCAGAAAATTACACTTCGGATGAAGATGAGTGAAGTCCTAAGGAGAGTTCGAAGCAACCCGGAAGGCATAAACTTTCGTGAACTATTTGTTTCCAGACCGACGCGAGTGGAGATTATTATCACATTTCTGGCGTTGCTGGAATTGCTTAGATTAGGAAAGGTAAAAATTCACCAAAAGCAAGTGCTTGGGGACATTACCATTCGCGCACTCGATGAACAAGCATCATAA